A single genomic interval of Mycolicibacterium holsaticum DSM 44478 = JCM 12374 harbors:
- a CDS encoding TetR/AcrR family transcriptional regulator has translation MTAKKRAARTSDADLELVGVEPDSEVPSSWQERTIERRLSQARARALARSSRFLATALELVEESGRADFTIQTLIDRSNLSLRAFYQHFAGKEELLLALYENATSQFIEAIRHEVAAADGPMEQLEAFCRGFLSRAESSEAIGGRVMTIYNLSLEIERPADFAKIWEPHQKLLTKILTACSRAGLVRKDMTPAQLTTLLNSTLIALAQIGVFHLGGKGTELTEDQLWAWCLQALTPPASMPKKAVTAKSTPRRSSTRKPKDLTG, from the coding sequence ATGACTGCGAAGAAACGCGCTGCGCGCACCTCTGACGCCGATCTCGAGCTCGTCGGTGTCGAGCCCGACTCCGAAGTGCCGAGCAGTTGGCAGGAACGCACCATCGAGCGGCGGCTCAGCCAGGCGCGTGCGCGTGCGCTGGCGCGTAGTTCGCGCTTCCTGGCCACGGCGTTGGAACTGGTCGAGGAATCCGGTCGCGCCGATTTCACCATCCAGACGCTCATCGACCGCTCGAACCTGAGCCTGCGCGCGTTCTACCAGCATTTCGCGGGCAAGGAAGAACTGTTGCTGGCGCTCTACGAGAACGCCACCAGCCAGTTCATCGAAGCGATCCGCCACGAGGTGGCGGCCGCGGACGGTCCGATGGAGCAACTCGAGGCGTTCTGTCGTGGATTCCTCTCGCGGGCCGAATCATCCGAGGCCATCGGCGGCCGGGTGATGACGATCTACAACCTGAGTCTGGAGATCGAGCGGCCTGCCGATTTCGCCAAGATCTGGGAGCCGCACCAAAAGCTGCTCACCAAGATCCTCACGGCCTGCTCTCGCGCCGGGTTGGTCCGCAAGGACATGACCCCCGCGCAGTTGACGACCCTGCTGAACTCGACGCTGATCGCGCTCGCCCAGATCGGGGTCTTCCATCTGGGCGGCAAGGGCACCGAGCTCACCGAGGACCAGCTGTGGGCGTGGTGCCTGCAAGCGCTGACGCCGCCCGCGAGCATGCCCAAGAAGGCCGTCACCGCCAAGTCCACACCGCGCCGCAGCAGCACGCGTAAGCCCAAAGATCTAACG
- a CDS encoding amidohydrolase family protein produces the protein MTADILIVSPDDHLVEPADLWTSRLPERYRDIGPRIIRKRGRMDPTVTSDVVFVEDEDGRDADIWHYEDAVIPIPLISAAAGYELDELSTDPITYDEMRPGCYRPADRLADMDIAGIEASACFPNTLVRFCGQRFLYGKDKDLALLCVQAYNDFQIDEWGGGSGGRLIPLGIIPLWDVELAAEEVERVATKGMPAVCFSELPSRLDLPSIHSGYWDPFFAACERNDVGIMLHIGSSSSLTKSSPDSPHVVTSALMAVNCTIALVDWLFSAKLKQFPGLRIAFAEAQAGWIPYYLQRVDEVWEDRRAWGGIHPLLTEPPSTQVPGRVWFSTFGDPVAFRILDLVGPDQLMFETDYPHNDTNWPHSMEVANKATEGLDEETKRKVLSTNAKTFFGMV, from the coding sequence TTGACCGCAGATATCCTGATCGTCTCGCCAGATGACCACCTCGTGGAGCCGGCCGATCTGTGGACCAGCCGGCTACCCGAGCGCTACCGCGACATCGGGCCGCGGATCATCCGCAAACGCGGGCGAATGGACCCCACGGTCACCTCCGATGTCGTGTTCGTCGAGGACGAGGACGGTCGCGACGCCGACATCTGGCACTACGAGGATGCGGTCATCCCGATCCCGCTCATCAGCGCCGCGGCCGGCTACGAACTCGACGAGCTCAGCACCGACCCGATCACCTACGACGAGATGCGCCCCGGCTGTTACCGTCCGGCCGACCGGCTCGCCGACATGGACATCGCCGGTATCGAGGCATCGGCCTGCTTCCCCAACACGCTGGTCCGGTTCTGCGGGCAGCGCTTCCTCTACGGCAAGGACAAGGACCTTGCGTTGCTCTGCGTGCAGGCCTACAACGACTTTCAGATCGACGAATGGGGCGGCGGTTCCGGCGGCCGTCTGATCCCGCTGGGCATCATCCCGCTCTGGGACGTCGAGCTCGCCGCCGAAGAGGTCGAACGCGTCGCCACCAAAGGCATGCCCGCGGTGTGCTTCTCGGAGCTGCCGTCGCGACTGGACCTGCCCTCCATCCACAGCGGCTATTGGGACCCGTTCTTCGCCGCATGCGAACGCAACGACGTCGGCATCATGCTGCACATCGGATCGAGCTCGTCGCTGACGAAGTCCTCCCCGGATTCACCCCACGTCGTCACCAGCGCACTCATGGCGGTCAACTGCACCATCGCACTGGTCGACTGGCTGTTCTCCGCGAAACTCAAACAGTTCCCCGGCCTCAGGATCGCGTTCGCCGAGGCGCAAGCCGGCTGGATCCCCTACTACCTGCAACGCGTCGACGAGGTCTGGGAGGACCGGCGGGCATGGGGCGGCATCCATCCGCTGCTGACCGAACCGCCCAGCACCCAGGTGCCCGGCCGGGTGTGGTTCTCCACCTTCGGTGACCCGGTCGCATTCCGCATCCTCGACCTCGTCGGCCCGGACCAGCTCATGTTCGAGACCGACTATCCGCACAACGACACCAACTGGCCGCACAGCATGGAGGTCGCCAACAAGGCGACCGAGGGCCTGGACGAAGAAACGAAGCGCAAGGTGTTGTCCACCAACGCCAAGACGTTCTTCGGAATGGTGTAG
- a CDS encoding enoyl-CoA hydratase/isomerase family protein: MTKYDTITFEVSGHTACVTLNRPEVLNAINDEMIAELAEVYTEIERAEKIWTVIVTGAGRALCVGADVNKAADHDMENAPGIDNQGEPILNSMRQWDAPQEATPPWLQMTKPIICAVNGIACGAGMDLVTTADITIASERATLMDPHVSIGVTSGREGVRLARILPLPVAMRLILMGRHEQLDAQRAYDLGIFTEVVAHDTLMDRAWEIAEIVNSNAPLAVRGSRMAVRKGLTLPIYEAELLAENYRMKVALTKDAIEGPRAFLEKRKPDWKAR; encoded by the coding sequence ATGACGAAATACGACACGATCACGTTCGAGGTTTCCGGTCATACCGCGTGTGTGACCCTGAACCGGCCCGAAGTGCTCAACGCGATCAACGACGAGATGATCGCCGAGCTCGCCGAGGTGTACACCGAAATCGAACGGGCAGAGAAGATCTGGACCGTCATCGTGACGGGTGCGGGCCGCGCACTGTGCGTCGGAGCCGACGTCAACAAGGCCGCCGACCACGACATGGAGAATGCGCCGGGAATCGACAACCAGGGCGAGCCCATCCTCAACTCGATGCGGCAGTGGGATGCACCGCAGGAGGCGACGCCACCGTGGCTGCAGATGACCAAGCCGATCATCTGTGCGGTCAACGGCATCGCCTGCGGCGCGGGCATGGACCTCGTCACGACCGCCGACATCACGATCGCCTCCGAGCGTGCGACGTTGATGGACCCGCATGTCAGCATCGGTGTCACCTCCGGGCGCGAAGGGGTCCGGCTCGCCAGGATCCTGCCGCTGCCGGTGGCCATGCGGCTGATCCTGATGGGCAGGCACGAACAGCTCGACGCCCAGCGCGCCTACGATCTCGGCATCTTCACCGAGGTGGTGGCCCACGACACCCTCATGGACCGCGCCTGGGAGATCGCCGAGATCGTCAACTCCAACGCCCCCCTTGCGGTTCGAGGGTCGCGGATGGCCGTGCGCAAGGGCCTGACGCTGCCGATCTACGAGGCTGAGCTGCTGGCCGAGAACTACCGCATGAAGGTGGCTCTGACCAAGGACGCCATCGAAGGGCCGCGCGCGTTCCTCGAGAAGCGCAAACCTGACTGGAAAGCCCGGTAA
- a CDS encoding hydroxyacid dehydrogenase yields the protein MKARPRLVYERWTDPVAGDILAESDIDVVKLELRAPEEGWAALESAHGYQVATRTDVACAADGAQWLATPALVNRCPRLLAVCSAGAGYDVIDVEACTRAGIAVCNNSGPGAEAVAEHALGLMLDLAKKITAADRALRTGPLGDRLALRGTQLLGKTLGVVGLGAIGGRLVQLCAPFAMEVLVFDPYVDQASARDRGVTLVALDELVERSDFVQLTCPLTAETRGLFGARQFAAMKPSAYFITTARGPVHDEAALYDALVGGRIAGAGLDVFHEEPPRQDNPLLRLDNVVATPHVAGITVEAAHDIAVATATQWQTIFAGRIPPRLLNPEVWPRYCDRFLEILGVRPTASCGVR from the coding sequence ATGAAAGCCCGCCCGCGACTGGTCTACGAAAGATGGACCGATCCGGTCGCCGGAGATATCCTCGCCGAAAGCGACATCGACGTCGTCAAACTCGAGCTGCGGGCACCCGAAGAAGGCTGGGCGGCACTGGAATCCGCGCACGGCTACCAGGTCGCCACGCGGACCGACGTCGCCTGCGCCGCCGACGGCGCGCAGTGGCTGGCAACACCGGCGCTGGTGAACCGCTGCCCCCGGCTGCTTGCCGTGTGCTCGGCGGGCGCCGGATACGACGTGATCGACGTCGAGGCGTGTACCCGCGCGGGAATCGCGGTGTGCAACAACTCCGGTCCCGGAGCCGAAGCGGTGGCCGAACACGCACTGGGGTTGATGCTCGATCTGGCCAAGAAGATCACCGCGGCCGACCGGGCGTTGCGCACCGGCCCGCTCGGTGACCGATTGGCGCTGCGCGGCACGCAGCTACTGGGCAAAACGCTCGGTGTCGTCGGCCTGGGGGCCATCGGCGGCCGGCTCGTCCAGCTGTGCGCCCCGTTCGCCATGGAGGTGCTGGTCTTCGATCCCTACGTCGACCAAGCGAGCGCCCGCGACAGGGGAGTGACCCTGGTGGCGCTCGACGAACTGGTGGAACGGTCGGACTTCGTTCAGCTCACCTGCCCGTTGACCGCCGAGACGCGAGGGTTGTTCGGCGCCAGGCAGTTTGCCGCCATGAAACCGTCGGCGTACTTCATCACCACCGCGCGCGGGCCGGTGCACGACGAAGCGGCCCTCTACGACGCCCTGGTCGGCGGACGGATTGCCGGTGCGGGTCTCGACGTGTTCCACGAGGAGCCACCCCGGCAGGACAACCCGCTTCTGCGGCTCGACAACGTGGTCGCCACCCCACACGTCGCGGGCATCACGGTGGAGGCGGCTCACGATATCGCGGTCGCCACCGCCACCCAGTGGCAGACGATCTTTGCCGGGCGGATACCGCCCCGGTTGCTCAACCCGGAGGTGTGGCCGCGCTACTGCGATCGTTTCCTCGAAATCTTGGGTGTCCGCCCGACCGCCAGCTGTGGAGTGAGATGA
- a CDS encoding TauD/TfdA family dioxygenase yields MPTAIYAEQVADPMAWTGADFRSKEDFAFDLSSRNLAALESILAKTAHKDRDDITPEDARHPDLDDDLARLYRDLMFGKGLACVRGFPVEQHSIDDLERIYWAFCTHLGYLVSNNSFGHRMVRVQEEVLPNGVQPARGTKSSAELAMHNDAADILSLLCVYPAARGGESQFASGPAAHNRILIERPDLLPVLYQGFPHHRRSEQPDDQPDVTPYDVPIFSQIDGRICINFTYSSILPAMHTLGREFTPEQNEAVELLRNILVEQQVEFRLESGEAAVANNFAMCHSRSDFVSSTDPKKARCFLRAWMEVPREDRRLPLGREYFHMENKDLRLGYDPVPGRDGTIARNDYKNVDPALADMFKAAQAKPKIKR; encoded by the coding sequence ATGCCTACCGCGATCTACGCCGAGCAAGTCGCCGACCCGATGGCATGGACCGGCGCCGACTTCAGGAGCAAGGAGGACTTCGCTTTCGACCTGTCGTCGCGCAACTTGGCCGCGCTGGAGTCCATCCTGGCCAAGACCGCGCACAAGGATCGCGACGACATCACGCCCGAGGACGCCCGCCATCCCGATCTCGACGACGATCTCGCCCGGCTGTACCGCGACCTGATGTTCGGCAAGGGCCTGGCGTGCGTGCGCGGATTCCCCGTCGAACAGCACTCCATCGACGACCTCGAACGCATCTACTGGGCCTTCTGCACCCACCTCGGCTACCTGGTGTCCAACAACTCCTTTGGTCACCGTATGGTGCGCGTGCAGGAAGAGGTGCTGCCCAACGGCGTCCAGCCGGCCAGGGGCACGAAATCGAGCGCCGAGCTGGCGATGCACAACGACGCCGCAGACATCCTGTCGCTGCTCTGCGTGTACCCCGCGGCACGGGGTGGGGAAAGTCAGTTCGCCAGCGGGCCGGCCGCGCACAACCGGATCCTCATCGAGCGCCCCGACCTGCTGCCGGTGCTCTATCAGGGCTTCCCGCACCACCGGCGCAGCGAACAACCCGACGATCAACCCGATGTGACCCCGTACGACGTCCCGATCTTCTCCCAGATCGACGGGCGGATATGCATCAACTTCACGTACAGCAGCATCTTGCCCGCAATGCACACGCTGGGCCGGGAGTTCACCCCCGAACAGAACGAGGCCGTCGAGCTGTTGCGCAACATCCTTGTCGAACAGCAGGTCGAGTTCCGCCTGGAGTCCGGTGAAGCCGCGGTCGCCAACAACTTCGCGATGTGCCACTCGCGGTCGGACTTCGTCAGCAGCACCGACCCGAAGAAGGCGCGCTGCTTCCTGCGCGCGTGGATGGAGGTGCCGCGCGAGGACCGCCGCCTGCCCCTTGGGCGCGAGTACTTCCACATGGAGAACAAGGACCTGCGGCTGGGCTATGACCCTGTGCCCGGGCGCGACGGCACGATCGCACGCAACGACTACAAGAACGTGGACCCGGCGCTGGCGGACATGTTCAAGGCGGCGCAAGCGAAACCCAAAATCAAGCGATGA
- a CDS encoding HpcH/HpaI aldolase family protein: MESSFSVGYRGCVPGPLRDALTSDRMVLCLALLNARTPDVPAIAAACGYDAVYVDLEHTSCSLETAQMLCVAALGAGISGLVRVPSHDPSVIARVLDGGAVGVIVPHVNSQEEARAVVDAARFPPNGHRSISGPNAVSGYGPRPAAELTDVLERRTVVAVMIETPDAVAACDRIAAVDGIDMLLLGPSDLTAEMGIHGQYENEHFHRAVESVAAACRAHGVALGVAGIRSLDLLKRYAGLGLGFISAGTDVGMMTEAATARAHALRELEGRPASGADRRCR; the protein is encoded by the coding sequence ATGGAATCCTCGTTCTCAGTCGGTTACCGTGGGTGCGTGCCGGGACCGCTGCGAGACGCCTTGACGAGCGACCGCATGGTGCTGTGCCTGGCGCTGCTGAACGCCCGCACGCCCGACGTCCCGGCCATCGCGGCGGCCTGCGGTTACGACGCTGTGTATGTCGACCTGGAACACACCTCGTGCTCGCTGGAGACGGCCCAGATGCTCTGCGTGGCCGCGCTCGGCGCCGGCATCTCCGGCCTGGTGCGGGTGCCGTCACACGATCCCAGCGTCATCGCCCGTGTCCTCGACGGTGGGGCAGTGGGAGTGATTGTGCCGCATGTGAACTCGCAGGAAGAAGCGCGGGCGGTCGTCGATGCGGCTCGGTTCCCGCCCAACGGCCATCGGTCCATCTCGGGCCCGAACGCGGTGAGCGGATACGGGCCGCGGCCGGCGGCTGAGCTCACAGATGTGCTCGAACGTCGCACGGTGGTGGCGGTGATGATCGAGACCCCCGATGCGGTCGCGGCGTGCGATCGGATCGCAGCGGTCGACGGCATCGACATGCTGCTGCTCGGGCCCAGCGATCTGACCGCCGAGATGGGCATCCACGGCCAATATGAGAATGAGCATTTCCACCGTGCCGTAGAATCGGTCGCAGCGGCTTGTCGCGCACACGGAGTCGCGCTGGGAGTGGCTGGAATAAGGTCCCTTGACCTGCTGAAACGCTACGCGGGCCTGGGGCTTGGATTCATTTCGGCGGGAACCGACGTCGGGATGATGACCGAGGCCGCCACGGCCCGCGCGCACGCGCTGCGTGAGCTCGAGGGTCGCCCGGCGAGCGGCGCCGACCGGCGGTGCCGATAA
- a CDS encoding acetyl-CoA acetyltransferase: MSQNRVAIVGAALSDCGRVPDKTATALMAQAARRAVDDAGLTKDDIEGFGGHGTLLPPVEVSEYLGLRPVWVDATNVGGSSWEVMAGHAASAIAAGEVDVVLLTYGSTARSDVKRRVRASAAALSTGGAMQFEAPYGATLIAKYAMAARRHMIEYGTTVAQLAEVAVAAHEWAAMNENAFERDRITAADVASAPMLADPFTAKHVCLRTDGGGAVVLASERVAKNCAKEPVWILGAADAASHVSMSEWADFTTSAAAQSGSRAFAQAGVAPADIDVCQLYDSFTSTVLLSVEDLGFCAKGEGGPFIGSGALRPGGALPTNTDGGGLASCHPGMRGMFLMVEAVRQLRGECGERQVDGARLACVHAMGGFFTHSATMILGRQ; encoded by the coding sequence ATGTCCCAGAACCGGGTCGCGATCGTCGGCGCCGCGCTGTCGGATTGCGGACGGGTGCCCGACAAGACGGCGACGGCGCTGATGGCTCAGGCCGCGCGGCGCGCGGTCGACGATGCCGGGCTGACCAAAGATGACATCGAAGGCTTCGGCGGCCACGGGACGTTGTTGCCGCCCGTCGAGGTGAGCGAGTACCTGGGCCTGCGGCCGGTGTGGGTCGACGCCACCAACGTCGGCGGCTCGTCGTGGGAGGTGATGGCGGGCCACGCCGCATCGGCGATCGCGGCAGGCGAGGTCGACGTGGTTCTGCTGACCTACGGTTCGACCGCACGCTCGGACGTCAAGCGCCGCGTGCGGGCCTCGGCAGCGGCGCTGAGCACCGGTGGTGCCATGCAGTTCGAAGCGCCCTACGGGGCAACGCTGATCGCCAAGTACGCCATGGCTGCGCGGCGTCACATGATCGAGTACGGGACCACCGTAGCGCAGCTGGCCGAGGTCGCTGTCGCTGCGCACGAGTGGGCCGCCATGAACGAGAACGCCTTTGAGCGCGACCGCATCACCGCCGCGGACGTGGCTTCGGCGCCGATGCTCGCCGACCCGTTCACGGCCAAGCACGTGTGCCTGCGCACCGACGGCGGTGGGGCGGTCGTGCTCGCCAGCGAGCGGGTGGCGAAGAACTGCGCCAAAGAACCGGTCTGGATCCTCGGCGCCGCCGACGCGGCATCGCACGTGAGCATGAGCGAATGGGCAGACTTCACGACATCAGCAGCAGCACAGTCGGGTTCGCGCGCGTTCGCCCAGGCAGGCGTCGCCCCCGCCGACATCGACGTGTGCCAGCTCTACGACTCGTTCACCTCGACGGTGCTGCTGTCGGTGGAGGACCTCGGGTTCTGCGCCAAGGGCGAGGGCGGCCCGTTCATCGGTTCGGGAGCGCTGCGTCCCGGCGGTGCACTGCCCACCAACACCGACGGCGGCGGGCTGGCCTCGTGTCACCCGGGGATGCGCGGCATGTTCCTGATGGTCGAGGCGGTTCGGCAACTGCGGGGTGAATGCGGCGAGCGTCAAGTCGACGGCGCCCGCCTGGCGTGTGTGCACGCGATGGGCGGCTTCTTCACCCACAGCGCGACGATGATCCTGGGGCGGCAATGA
- a CDS encoding Zn-ribbon domain-containing OB-fold protein has protein sequence MTASPSGPDRPTIDTDSETWWAAVQDRRILINACGSCGRNSLYVRPFCPHCWSEDVSLVPASGRARLYTWSVIHQNGAPFDAWLPYVVAMVDLDEGPRLMTVLTDSPAEELCAGMTLTIDFREGDDGFVVPVFRPDRNAPEGNGHA, from the coding sequence ATGACGGCCTCGCCGAGCGGCCCGGACCGGCCGACCATCGACACCGACAGCGAGACCTGGTGGGCCGCGGTTCAGGATCGCCGAATCCTGATCAACGCGTGCGGCTCGTGTGGCCGAAATTCGCTGTACGTCCGGCCTTTCTGTCCGCACTGTTGGAGCGAGGACGTGTCGCTGGTGCCCGCCAGCGGACGGGCGCGCCTCTACACGTGGAGCGTCATCCACCAGAACGGCGCGCCCTTCGACGCATGGCTGCCCTACGTCGTCGCCATGGTGGACCTCGACGAGGGCCCCCGGCTGATGACGGTGCTCACTGACTCTCCGGCCGAAGAGCTCTGCGCCGGAATGACACTCACCATCGACTTTCGCGAAGGCGACGACGGATTCGTGGTGCCGGTCTTTCGGCCGGACCGTAACGCACCTGAAGGGAACGGGCATGCATAA
- a CDS encoding amidohydrolase family protein: protein MHKDEMILVSVDDHIVEPPDMFKNHLPKKYLDEAPRLVHNADGSDTWQFRDVVIPNVALNAVAGRPKEEYGLEPQGLDEIRPGCWQVDERVKDMNAGGILGSMCFPSFPGFAGRLFATEDHEFSLALVQAYNDWHVEEWCGAYPARFIPMTLPVIWDPVACAAEIRRNAARGVHSLTFTENPAAMGYPSFHDFEHWKPMWDALVDTDTVLNVHIGSSGRLAITAPDAPMDVMITLQPMNIVQAAADLLWSRPIKEYPALKIALSEGGTGWIPYFLERVDRTYEMHSTWTGQDFGGKLPSEVFREHFLTCFIADPVGVATRELIGVDNICWEADYPHSDSMWPGAPEQLHEVLTANQVPDDQINKMTYQNAMRWYHWDPFTHIGKDQATVGALRKAAEGHDVSIQALSKKEKTGGSNWQDQMRNVTVNTTGSSEDHR from the coding sequence ATGCATAAGGACGAGATGATCTTGGTGAGCGTGGATGATCACATCGTCGAGCCGCCGGATATGTTCAAAAATCATCTGCCTAAGAAGTATTTGGATGAGGCGCCGCGGTTGGTGCATAACGCTGATGGGTCAGATACCTGGCAGTTTCGTGATGTGGTGATCCCGAATGTGGCGTTGAACGCGGTGGCGGGCCGGCCCAAGGAGGAGTACGGGCTTGAGCCGCAGGGGCTCGATGAGATCCGGCCGGGGTGTTGGCAGGTCGATGAGCGGGTCAAGGATATGAACGCCGGCGGGATTTTGGGGTCGATGTGTTTTCCGTCGTTTCCCGGGTTCGCCGGGCGGCTGTTTGCCACCGAGGATCACGAGTTCTCGTTGGCGTTGGTGCAGGCCTATAACGATTGGCATGTCGAGGAGTGGTGCGGGGCCTATCCGGCGCGGTTCATTCCGATGACGTTGCCGGTGATCTGGGATCCGGTGGCGTGTGCGGCGGAGATTCGGCGTAACGCCGCGCGCGGGGTGCATTCGTTGACGTTCACCGAGAATCCCGCGGCGATGGGTTATCCGAGCTTTCATGATTTCGAGCATTGGAAGCCGATGTGGGATGCCCTGGTCGACACCGACACCGTGCTCAATGTGCACATCGGGTCCTCGGGGCGGTTGGCGATCACCGCCCCGGATGCCCCGATGGATGTGATGATCACCTTGCAGCCGATGAACATCGTGCAGGCCGCCGCCGATCTGTTGTGGTCACGTCCGATCAAGGAGTACCCCGCGCTCAAGATCGCGTTGAGTGAGGGTGGTACGGGCTGGATCCCCTATTTTTTGGAGCGGGTGGATCGCACCTATGAGATGCACTCGACCTGGACCGGTCAGGACTTCGGCGGCAAACTGCCCTCGGAGGTGTTCCGTGAGCACTTCTTGACCTGCTTTATCGCCGATCCGGTCGGGGTGGCCACCCGCGAGCTCATCGGGGTGGACAACATCTGCTGGGAAGCCGACTACCCGCACTCAGACTCGATGTGGCCCGGCGCCCCTGAACAACTGCACGAGGTCCTGACCGCCAACCAGGTCCCCGACGACCAGATCAACAAGATGACCTACCAAAACGCCATGCGCTGGTATCACTGGGACCCCTTCACCCACATCGGCAAAGACCAAGCCACCGTCGGCGCCCTGCGCAAAGCCGCCGAGGGCCATGACGTCTCCATCCAAGCCCTCTCCAAAAAAGAAAAAACCGGCGGATCGAACTGGCAGGACCAGATGAGGAACGTCACCGTGAACACCACGGGGTCTTCGGAGGATCACCGCTAG
- a CDS encoding class I adenylate-forming enzyme family protein, with protein sequence MRSRYRAADLWSDRPLDVVRFTAERYPTRPALLTRDAELTYADLDERIDRATHALRDAGVGTATPVVVVAGNDIDSVVAVHAVIRVDAIVLLVPRSAGPAQVADVVARTGAEHGVAGDIGLTGEPALHSVCGWIDISRASNTPTPTRPMRPADEPSFVLYTSGTTSRPKGVIHSLSTLAKASANYIAAAGLGADDRIFLISPLASVTGVLQALFIGPMLAAPVVLEDRWDPAATCDLLLTSGATWYGGPDRLLDRLLDEAVAREQEVPLRAVYLGGTMLDRRIVERVEDDFGIVVMRAYGSSEAPVSTSGLRAEPRAVRHADDGVALKDVEVRAGSVADPGECCIRGPHTFLGYTDIDDDVNAFDGDWFRTGDVAEVSENRVRVIGRLKDIVIRNGMKIPAAEVEEAVAGIRGVRECAAYSVADATTGERLAVAMVLEEGVELSLADVTEVLVARGLPKYKLPEELVLWNEPLPLNDNGKVQRNTLEARSPGRPRILADRLASP encoded by the coding sequence CTGCGGTCCCGGTATCGCGCCGCCGATCTCTGGTCGGATCGGCCGCTCGACGTCGTGCGCTTCACCGCCGAGCGGTATCCGACGCGACCGGCGCTACTCACCCGAGACGCCGAACTCACCTACGCAGACCTCGACGAACGGATCGATCGCGCGACGCATGCACTGCGGGATGCCGGTGTCGGCACGGCCACGCCCGTAGTTGTCGTGGCGGGCAACGATATCGACTCCGTCGTCGCCGTACACGCCGTGATCCGCGTCGACGCGATCGTGCTGCTCGTCCCGCGCAGCGCAGGCCCAGCGCAGGTCGCCGACGTCGTGGCGCGCACCGGCGCCGAGCACGGGGTGGCTGGCGACATCGGCCTGACAGGCGAACCGGCGTTGCATTCGGTCTGCGGTTGGATCGACATCTCGCGCGCGTCGAACACGCCGACGCCTACCCGGCCGATGCGGCCCGCCGACGAACCGTCCTTCGTGCTCTACACCTCGGGCACCACCTCTCGGCCCAAGGGCGTCATCCACTCGCTGAGCACGCTGGCCAAGGCGTCGGCCAACTACATCGCCGCAGCAGGCCTCGGCGCCGACGACCGCATCTTTCTCATCAGCCCGCTCGCCTCGGTCACCGGTGTGCTGCAGGCGCTGTTCATCGGCCCGATGCTCGCTGCGCCGGTTGTGCTCGAGGACCGCTGGGATCCCGCGGCCACCTGCGATCTCCTGTTGACGTCGGGGGCGACGTGGTACGGCGGGCCGGACCGGTTGCTCGACCGGCTGCTCGACGAAGCGGTGGCCCGCGAGCAGGAGGTGCCGCTGCGGGCGGTGTATCTGGGCGGCACGATGCTCGACCGGCGCATCGTCGAACGGGTCGAGGACGATTTCGGCATCGTCGTCATGCGGGCGTACGGATCGTCCGAAGCGCCGGTCAGCACCTCGGGGCTGCGAGCAGAGCCCAGGGCGGTGCGGCACGCGGATGACGGTGTGGCACTGAAGGATGTCGAGGTGCGCGCGGGTTCGGTGGCGGACCCGGGTGAGTGCTGCATCAGGGGCCCGCATACCTTCCTCGGCTACACCGACATCGACGACGACGTGAACGCGTTCGACGGGGACTGGTTTCGCACTGGCGACGTCGCGGAGGTCAGTGAAAACCGGGTGCGCGTCATCGGGCGGCTGAAAGACATCGTGATCCGCAACGGCATGAAGATCCCCGCGGCCGAGGTCGAGGAGGCGGTGGCCGGCATCCGCGGCGTGCGCGAGTGCGCTGCGTATTCCGTCGCCGACGCGACCACCGGCGAGCGGCTCGCGGTGGCGATGGTGCTCGAGGAGGGCGTCGAGTTGTCGCTCGCCGACGTCACCGAGGTGCTCGTCGCCCGCGGGTTGCCGAAGTACAAACTGCCCGAGGAACTGGTGCTGTGGAACGAGCCGCTGCCGCTCAACGACAACGGCAAGGTGCAGCGCAACACGCTCGAGGCACGTTCGCCGGGGCGCCCGCGGATCCTTGCCGACCGCCTCGCCTCGCCCTAG